From a region of the Bacillota bacterium genome:
- a CDS encoding prolyl oligopeptidase family serine peptidase produces the protein MMWLMMLLLATATTQADKPLETGFLNRTYAGDNVTMPYVVYVPRDYTPTNRYPIILFLHGAGERGSDGLRQTQVGIGSAIRSYPERFPCIVVMPQCPADKWWNGEVLEAAYRCLQQTMKEFSCDPRRVYLTGLSMGGFGSWELAARYPHTFAAVVPICGRGNPADAEKLKNVPIWVFHGDADNVVPPSFSREMVEALKKAGSTMVKYTELPGIGHNSWDPAYSSAQVIQWLLEQKKE, from the coding sequence ATGATGTGGCTCATGATGTTGCTACTGGCAACCGCGACCACGCAGGCCGATAAGCCGTTGGAGACGGGTTTCCTGAACAGGACGTACGCCGGAGACAACGTCACCATGCCCTACGTGGTCTACGTGCCGCGCGACTACACGCCCACCAACAGGTACCCCATCATCCTCTTTCTGCACGGGGCAGGCGAGCGCGGTAGCGACGGTTTGAGGCAAACGCAGGTAGGTATCGGTTCGGCGATACGCTCGTATCCAGAGCGTTTTCCCTGTATTGTTGTCATGCCGCAGTGCCCTGCGGATAAGTGGTGGAACGGAGAGGTGCTGGAGGCGGCGTACCGGTGTCTCCAGCAGACGATGAAGGAGTTTTCGTGTGACCCCAGGCGCGTGTACCTGACCGGTTTGTCCATGGGTGGTTTCGGCAGCTGGGAGCTGGCCGCCAGGTATCCCCACACCTTTGCCGCGGTGGTGCCGATTTGTGGAAGAGGCAATCCCGCCGATGCGGAAAAGCTCAAGAATGTGCCGATATGGGTGTTTCACGGCGATGCCGACAACGTGGTGCCGCCTTCTTTCTCGCGCGAGATGGTGGAGGCTTTGAAGAAGGCAGGGTCCACGATGGTCAAGTATACCGAACTGCCCGGCATCGGTCATAACTCGTGGGACCCCGCCTACAGCAGCGCACAGGTCATCCAGTGGCTGCTGGAACAGAAAAAAGAATAG
- a CDS encoding ROK family protein, whose translation MTDAPYIVGVDIGGTKVACVLADVEGNILARQWQPTRAGEGWQVVVQQLFEMTERVLEGVSPHQVRGIGISCGGPLDSQRGVVYSPPNLPGWDAVPIKQVFEDHFGLPARLENDANATALAEHRFGAGRGTRNMVFMTWGTGVGGGLVLDGRLYRGTNDLAGEIGHTTVLLDGPLCGCGKRGCLEALASGPSIARRARELAGESPESLIWQRTSPNEVTAQHVVEAAHAGDTFARFVLAEAGTYMGIGIANVAQILNPERVVLGTIAVKAGDLVLEPLRQALQVHAWSRVREVLQVVPAELGDRAQDLAAVCLWLED comes from the coding sequence ATGACCGACGCGCCTTATATCGTTGGGGTGGACATCGGCGGTACGAAGGTGGCATGTGTGCTGGCGGATGTGGAGGGGAACATCCTCGCCCGACAGTGGCAGCCAACCCGCGCCGGTGAAGGCTGGCAGGTAGTGGTTCAGCAGCTGTTCGAGATGACTGAACGGGTGCTGGAAGGGGTATCTCCTCACCAGGTGCGCGGCATCGGCATCTCGTGTGGAGGTCCGCTGGACAGCCAGAGAGGGGTCGTTTACTCGCCGCCGAACCTGCCGGGCTGGGATGCTGTGCCGATCAAGCAGGTCTTTGAAGACCACTTCGGGTTGCCCGCGCGCCTCGAAAACGATGCCAACGCCACCGCTCTGGCGGAGCACCGCTTTGGCGCAGGGCGTGGCACGCGCAACATGGTGTTCATGACGTGGGGCACGGGCGTCGGCGGGGGACTGGTGCTGGACGGCAGGCTCTATCGCGGCACCAACGACCTTGCCGGTGAGATTGGGCATACCACTGTCCTGCTGGACGGTCCGTTGTGCGGCTGCGGCAAACGAGGGTGTCTGGAGGCTCTGGCTTCGGGACCCTCTATTGCCCGCCGTGCGAGGGAGCTGGCCGGGGAATCGCCGGAAAGCCTCATCTGGCAGCGAACCTCCCCCAACGAGGTCACTGCACAGCACGTGGTAGAGGCGGCACACGCGGGAGATACCTTCGCACGGTTTGTGCTGGCAGAGGCGGGAACCTACATGGGTATCGGCATCGCGAACGTGGCGCAGATATTAAACCCCGAGCGGGTGGTTCTGGGTACCATCGCCGTCAAAGCCGGTGACCTGGTGCTGGAACCGTTGCGTCAAGCACTGCAGGTGCACGCCTGGAGCAGAGTGCGCGAGGTGCTGCAGGTGGTGCCTGCCGAACTGGGCGACCGCGCGCAGGACCTGGCGGCGGTGTGCCTGTGGCTGGAAGACTAG
- a CDS encoding radical SAM protein — MARELPRLNVILVKPSKYDDDGYVIHHVRGVLPSNTLNALNGLFRDAAQKMGITIEMHLIDETVQLVVPERVMRKWAIPGVPTLVGLVGVQTNQFPRAVDLARRFKKLGAMVIIGGFHVSGSLALLGLTPELQQLREEGISLFAGEIEGRTEELLTDALHGKLKSIYWLGELPDLSKEWAAPLVDDTVARRFMLPYAGTMDTSRGCVFKCSFCTIIHVQGNSMRYRSPELIEKHVREHYPRIKHYFFTDDNMSRNPRWREIFERLIQMREQEGIRITFMMQVDVPSYRIPDFVDLAARAGCSQVFIGLESLNPDNLKAASKGQNKLNFFEEMIQAWHRYGIAVHTSYIIGFPFDTVESVRRDITTLMEVVQPDQASFFMLTPLPGSVDHLEMTKRGEWMSPDFNEYDSFHAAQNHPNMTREEWFNVYREAWRRFYSVENLIKVLNRATPESYWGIFKNAVWYAYATHCEEAHPMIIGFWRLKGRTERRPTFPIESRLAYAWRRTKDTVVLSWRVVQLILMFEKIWRATWLTKRTAEWRESVAQVKEAQVQRQQRAIARAVAFFTYLHLRMGQSREAWQDAWHLLKRGKLWHPRLYLSSIYGTMLGVSELMTRGWLFLMNLVLET, encoded by the coding sequence ATGGCTCGAGAATTACCGAGGTTGAACGTTATTCTGGTGAAACCCTCCAAGTACGACGACGACGGCTACGTGATTCACCATGTACGGGGTGTTTTACCCTCGAACACATTGAACGCGCTGAACGGCTTGTTCCGCGACGCCGCGCAGAAAATGGGCATTACCATCGAGATGCACCTCATCGATGAGACCGTGCAGCTGGTGGTGCCGGAGAGGGTGATGCGCAAATGGGCGATTCCCGGCGTTCCCACGCTGGTCGGTCTGGTAGGCGTGCAAACGAATCAGTTTCCCCGCGCGGTGGATTTGGCACGGCGGTTCAAAAAACTCGGCGCGATGGTGATTATCGGCGGGTTCCACGTGAGCGGTTCGCTGGCGCTGTTGGGACTGACACCCGAGCTGCAGCAACTGCGTGAGGAGGGTATCAGTCTGTTCGCCGGGGAGATCGAGGGGCGCACGGAGGAGCTGTTGACCGATGCCCTCCACGGCAAGCTGAAGTCCATCTACTGGCTGGGCGAATTGCCCGACCTGTCGAAAGAGTGGGCAGCACCCCTGGTAGACGATACAGTGGCACGGCGGTTCATGCTGCCTTACGCCGGGACGATGGACACCTCGCGTGGGTGTGTGTTCAAGTGTTCGTTCTGTACCATCATCCATGTGCAGGGCAACTCGATGCGTTACCGTTCACCGGAGCTGATTGAGAAACATGTTCGAGAGCACTATCCTCGCATCAAACATTACTTCTTTACCGACGACAATATGTCGCGCAACCCTCGCTGGAGAGAGATTTTTGAGCGTCTCATCCAGATGCGAGAGCAGGAGGGCATACGCATTACCTTCATGATGCAGGTGGATGTGCCTTCCTACCGCATTCCCGATTTTGTAGACCTGGCCGCACGCGCAGGTTGCTCGCAAGTGTTTATCGGACTGGAGAGTCTGAACCCGGACAACCTGAAGGCGGCCTCGAAAGGACAGAATAAGCTGAACTTTTTCGAGGAGATGATACAGGCATGGCACCGCTACGGTATCGCCGTACACACCAGTTACATCATCGGCTTCCCCTTTGACACCGTGGAGTCGGTGCGGCGGGACATCACCACACTGATGGAGGTGGTGCAGCCCGATCAGGCGAGCTTCTTCATGCTCACTCCCCTGCCCGGCTCGGTAGACCACCTGGAGATGACCAAACGCGGAGAGTGGATGAGCCCGGACTTTAACGAGTACGACAGCTTCCACGCGGCGCAAAACCACCCGAACATGACCAGAGAGGAATGGTTCAACGTGTATCGGGAAGCGTGGAGGCGATTCTATTCGGTGGAGAATCTAATCAAGGTGCTCAACCGTGCGACGCCGGAATCGTACTGGGGTATCTTCAAGAACGCGGTATGGTACGCTTACGCCACTCACTGCGAAGAGGCGCACCCCATGATTATCGGCTTCTGGCGGCTGAAAGGGCGTACCGAACGCCGACCTACCTTCCCGATAGAGAGCCGGCTGGCGTATGCCTGGCGACGCACGAAGGATACCGTGGTGCTATCATGGCGGGTCGTCCAGCTGATACTCATGTTCGAAAAGATATGGCGCGCCACCTGGCTCACGAAGCGTACGGCGGAGTGGCGCGAGAGCGTTGCACAAGTCAAGGAGGCACAGGTGCAGCGTCAACAGCGCGCAATAGCTCGAGCGGTGGCTTTCTTTACTTATCTGCACCTGCGCATGGGGCAATCCCGTGAGGCGTGGCAGGATGCCTGGCACTTGCTGAAACGCGGCAAACTATGGCATCCTCGCCTCTATCTCAGCAGCATCTATGGAACCATGTTGGGTGTGTCGGAACTGATGACTCGCGGCTGGCTGTTCCTGATGAACCTCGTGTTGGAGACGTGA
- a CDS encoding NIL domain-containing protein encodes MAKLRMLITATADQVKEPFLWRLGKDYNVVVNIKRANFTEDGGYAYVELDGSVEEIQRATAWLQTTGMIIEPEDRSLFPENKPG; translated from the coding sequence ATGGCGAAACTGAGAATGTTGATTACTGCCACCGCCGATCAGGTCAAGGAACCCTTCCTGTGGCGGCTGGGCAAGGACTATAATGTGGTGGTGAACATCAAGCGAGCGAACTTTACCGAGGATGGCGGCTACGCCTATGTGGAGCTGGACGGTTCGGTGGAAGAGATACAAAGGGCAACAGCGTGGCTGCAAACGACCGGCATGATTATCGAGCCGGAAGACAGGTCGCTCTTCCCCGAGAACAAGCCCGGATAG